The genomic region CCCAGGGAAATCCGTGAGCAGGATTAGTGCCccattccttctttcctccccacctcACTCCTCGTGATAAGATCCACACCAGTCAGGACCCCCCGTGTCATCACCACTGCACCACCagacatttattttcctgctgttgTATATTTTCTTGCTGATGGAAGAACAACATACTGGATGGCTGGGGTAATAAATCACCCGTGATAAAGAAACTTCAAACCAGCACACTGTGAGAAAAACACTGTCTCCATACGGACAGTGGCTCAAAagcaagaaggagaaaggaaataaatagaaactAAAAGGGAAACACGGCGACCTGAGCAAACGAGAGGGCTGTGAAACAGACTGCACAGGTAACACAACAAGAACAATGAGCCTAGAGAAGAGACAAGGTCAAAGAGAATGGGAGCAAGCACCATCCAGGATGGCAGGttgtgctgaggagaggggaggtgAATGAGACGATGACCTGACTTCCACGACGTCTACCAACTGCAAAATACAACGGCCTTAAAGCTCTCTAGAGGCAGGATGGGAATCTGTGCTGGAGCCTCCTGACTTGAAAACCTGGCCCGAGGCTGTCAAGACACTCAAGAAACACAAGTGACTTAGGGAGCCACAATACCTGTCGAACAGTCCATTTGGATCAAATGCGAGTCAttgtcagttttcatttttttagcaCTGTTCTCTGAGGTAGACGTGACAAGTAagtttgtagaagaaaaataggGTGGCTGCACGGAGCTCTGATCCATACAgtccattttccttttcagagaagACATCGTTATGGAAGAAGGTACGAGCATTTCTGAGGCGTGAGGCCTCCCGAGCAGGTTGGTGCCAGGGATGCTGTGCTGTAAGAGAAAGTGGTCTATCCTGGCCTTGAGGGTAGGGTGAGGTAGGGGCTGCGAGTGCTGGCTGAAGGCCACCCCAGTGAAAGGATCGCTGGGTACCCTGCCCCAAGACGCCTCACTCCGGTTGCATTTTTCCAAGGTGGTCTGGTCGATCACCTTCCCGGAGGGCAGGAGCATGGGGAAGGTCATGATCTCCAGAGTGATGGGGTCCAGGAATTCTTCAGGGATGTCTTGGATGACATCCACCAGCTTGCGGAGGGTCTGCTGCTCGCTGTCGTTGGCGCTGAAGGGCACGCAGTCACTCTCCATCGGCGTCCAGAGCTCTGGCTTGAGGCTGCCGACATCCTGGGCGAAGAACTGGGAGGCTACCTGAAAGACACCCTCGATCACCTCCTGTGGGCACGATTTGGCAGGCTGTCCCCACACCTCCAGCCTCTTAATGCAAGGCAGGCCGCCTCCGGCCACATGGGTGATGCAGATTTTTAAGTGCGACACGTTGCTGAGCGAGGCGGGCCCTTTGTTCCAGAGGTCTTGAGATGCAGAGCCAGGGTAGGAGAAGACATTTTCCATCTGATGGAAGGGAGGCCTCGGCTTGAAGCCTCTGTGGCCGAACGTcactttgctttgattttttaagACAGCTTTGCCCACCAGTGTGAAAGTGTCTTTGTCCGACACAGGCTGACCGGCCAGACCTGAGAACTGACCCTCAGGGCTCTGCCAAGAGGTTTTATTGCATGAGGTAGAGGTGTAAACTTCGAGCCCGGAGAAGGTTTGGTATCCCCCGGATGAGATGTCGATATTAATCCTGCAGATCTCAATGTTGAAGGGAAAAGAGATCGTAACGTGGACTGGAGGCTTGATAAAGTATTCGCTGCGGAAACCACGATTTCTCCTGGCAAGGTCTTCGGAGATCAGATTCTCCACCTCGTAACCATCAGCAGAAATCTGTGTTTCAGGAGAAAACTGGATTTAATttgaagcaagaaaataaaaggaaactatAATTTCACAAGCACTTACATAGATTTTCAAGATGACATCAACTAGGAACCAAGGCTGCGGTTGCACATGCAGCTGAGACAACAGAGGAGATCCCTGCTCCTGAGGCAGACCAGACCCACTCCCACCCTCCTCCAGCCACATGGTCCCAGCCGCTCTTCTCTGCACCCTCTGTTACCTGGCCAGCCATTTGCAGAGTTGATTTCACTgctaaaagagaggaaaaattatgGACGGtttgtggttttggctgggtCAGTGAACTAAATCGAGTGGGAGAGCGTGGCTGGGAGCAGAGCATGTGTGCGTAGCGGAGATGGGAGTCTCCTCTCTTTCAACAGTGGTGAAACATTATGCCAGCTTATCCTACCATGTGGAAACGTACTCTGAATCACGCAGTTACAGGATCCCAGAGAAACCTCTGGAGGTCAGCTAGTCGACTGTATCCTCGCGCTCTGGGATCAATCGTACCCATCCCTGAGGGAGATCGGTCTAACCAGGCTGGGTTCCACCCCATGTCTCCTAGAAGATAAAATCCCACCCTCTGGTCTGCTCCTGGGCAGACTGGCTCTACCCATTCCCTCTCCTGGAAGCCCTGGGGCCTAAAAACTCTGCAGCACTTGCTAAATGAACAAATAACAGCAAGGAATATCTATTTATTCCACCTGCTTAATATGGTCACTCTACACCCTCGTGATCACAACAATCACACTGAACCTC from Accipiter gentilis chromosome 3, bAccGen1.1, whole genome shotgun sequence harbors:
- the UBOX5 gene encoding RING finger protein 37, with product MVINVCLPQFKPRIHCNKISADGYEVENLISEDLARRNRGFRSEYFIKPPVHVTISFPFNIEICRINIDISSGGYQTFSGLEVYTSTSCNKTSWQSPEGQFSGLAGQPVSDKDTFTLVGKAVLKNQSKVTFGHRGFKPRPPFHQMENVFSYPGSASQDLWNKGPASLSNVSHLKICITHVAGGGLPCIKRLEVWGQPAKSCPQEVIEGVFQVASQFFAQDVGSLKPELWTPMESDCVPFSANDSEQQTLRKLVDVIQDIPEEFLDPITLEIMTFPMLLPSGKVIDQTTLEKCNRSEASWGRVPSDPFTGVAFSQHSQPLPHPTLKARIDHFLLQHSIPGTNLLGRPHASEMLVPSSITMSSLKRKMDCMDQSSVQPPYFSSTNLLVTSTSENSAKKMKTDNDSHLIQMDCSTDPVSHEQKLSESLDTALNSALSSMPSFTAKLMKSQQQAQSEGGCSSSWSVGTILEHGRSSQTQGCSSCGKTFSSYFKTESIYQLPCGHLMCRPCLAEKQKSPSSILCGSCKRSAATHDVRRVHF